The genomic interval ATATGTCCTCTAAATGATGGATTTTCGTCATCCATCGTTATAAACAAACCATTTTCAATCCAAATCTGACTCATCCTGCGTCTCTCCCTCTTTGGCTAAATAATAGGCTAAGCTAAGCAATTCCCTTGTGAAATCAGCATTATGTATTCGCATTTCATCCGGTACTCGTAGAATAGCAGGGGCAAAATTCAATATTCCTTCTATGCCTGCTTCGACAAATTGATTAGCTACATTTTGTGCTTCAAATGCTGGAACGGTAATGATGCCGATCCGAATATTTTGCTCTGCAACCGTTGCAGCAAGCTCACTCATCGGCATGACAATCAAATTATTAATGCTCGTTCCGATTTTGCTCGGATGTACATCGAACACGGCGGTAATCTGCATATTATCCTTGGAGTATTTATTGTAATTGCATAGGGCATGACCTAGATTGCCCGCTCCAACCAACGCAACCTTTATCGTCTGATCAACCTTCAAAATTTGACGTATCTTCTCAATTAAATATACAACATCGTAGCCTACGCCTTTCCGTCCAAACTCTCCGAAATAAGCGAGATCTTTACGAATTTGAGCAGGATTTAAATCAAGCTTAGTGCCTAAATCCTGCGAAGAAATGGTCTGAATCTCACGATTAAGCATTTCATTTAGTACTTGCAAATAAACGGGAAGCCTTCTGACGACAGCCTCCGATATTTTCGTTTGCTTCATCGTTTTTCCTCCTCTTCGCTAGACACAGCTTTATTTTCCTGCGGCAATGCTGCATTTTCATCCGTTAACCATTCTCTCATTCGCACTACCATTTGATCCATATGCATCGTTTCGATTTTTGGTCCTGGCAGTGAATATAAGAAGTGTTTACCGTAGTAAGTGTCGATTACCCTAGTATCATATATGATTACGATCCCTTTGTCTTGTGAAGTCCTTACTAGACGGCCAAAGCCTTGTTTAAAGCGAATAACGGCTTGGGGAATCGACAATTTCATAAAAGGATTTTGTTTCTGCCGCTGCAGCATCTCGGCTTTTGCTTCCACTAAGGGATGGTTAGGCGGTTGGAATGGCAAACGAACGATGGCAAGGCAAATCAGAGCTTCTCCGGGTATATCTACACCTTCCCAGAAGCTGCTCGTGCCAAGTAAAACGGACTCTGGCGTTTGACGGAAACGTCTTGTAAGCTTCGTGCGATTCCCGCTGTCTATTCCTTGTCCGAGCACTTGAATACCTGCAACGCTTAAAAGCTCTTTAAGCGGCTCGTAGACCTGCCTCAGCATGCGATAGGACGTAAACAGCACTAGCATTCTGCCCTTCGTTTCCTTTGCAGCATCAGAAAGCGATTTTACAAGCATATCCAAATAGGTGTCATCTACAGCTGCTCCCTTGAGTACTGGGAAGTTGCGTGGAATGACAACTAATGCCTGCTCCCGGTAATTAAACGGAGAAGGCAATTGAACGGTTTTAAGCCTGCCCTGCTGTTCGTATCCAGTTAACCCAAGCTGCTCCTCCGCGTATTGAAAAGATTTTTGCACAGATAACGTTGCAGAGGTTAATACGATACTTTCTTTGACATCAAAAAAATATTTTTGCAGCTGAGCGCTTACATCTACTGGGACACCGTATAGCTGCACAGATCTGTAGCGGTATACGCTGCTTGCTTCAATCCAAAACACAGAGTCCGCAAGCTCTAAGGTGATAAACGTTCTAAGCTCATCCTTAAGTCGAGACAAATCACGTACCGCGCCATTTAAATCCGTTATTATCGCTTGAACACCGGAATCGTCAACACGGTCTTTAATATCGGTAACCATTTTATCGACGGTTCGAATGACTCGGTTAAGTTCAGTGTGGATATTTCCTTCAACCGTAACACCGTCCTCCCAGCCTGCTGGAAGCTCGTTTTTCTTAAGGCGGCATACCGACTGACCATTCTCAGTTGGTCCATCCGATGAAGTTGAAGTAAAGCTATAAAACATTTCAAACAGCTTATCCCAGTGCTCCTTAATTTCTTGGAAAATAGGAATAACGGTATCAATCGTCTCTAACCAGGAAGCTTGATGTGCGTCATCCTCATACATTAGCTTCTGGCGAAGCCCAGGCAATAATCCAGAGCGCGCATCTTTATAAAGCCGAAGAACAGCCTGCGTCAAAGAGAAGTAGTTAATTTGCATACCTAGATGCTTGCCGGCAACCTCTTCCACATGATGTGCTTCATCAATAATGAGATGAGTATAGGAAGGCAATAAACGATGATCAGCTTGAACATCAGTAAATAACATGGAATGATTTGTTATCGTAACATCAGCAATGTTTGCTTCATGCTTCGCGCGATGATAAAAACATCTTTTGAACCAAGGACAAGCTCGATTTAGGCATGAATCCGTATCGCTCGCTACTGTAGACCAAAACTCAGCACCCTTGTTGCCGAAGTTAAGCTCCTCCTGATCGCCAGTTTCCGTTTCTCCAAGCCATACGACCATTTGAGCAGCTGTAACCGTATCCTCAATCGGCGATACAAGATCTTTTGTGTTGATTTTACCTTCAAATTTGCGCAAGCATAAATAATTCCCTCTGCCTTTAAAGATCGAAGCTCTAAACTCAAATGGCAGTATTTCCTCAAGCAATGGCAAATCGCGTTGACGAAGCTGCTCCTGCAAATTGATTGTATGCGTACTAACGACAACTTTTTTGCCGTTCTGAATGCCATAATAAAGCGCAGGAATTAAATAACCAAGTGACTTTCCTGTTCCTGTCCCTGCTTCTATAAGTAAATGCTGATTCTGATTTAGAGCGCTGTATACCTCTTGAAACATGGCTACCTGCGCTTCTCTTTCCTCATAATTCTCGAATTTCTGTTCGAAGCGTTGTCTTACTTCAGCTAAATAATTGTCAAATGAAACATCCGTTAATGGCAGCACACTTGTGCCGCCTGAACGCGGAGGCTGTTCATCGCTCCATTCGCGAACCTTCAATGCAAATTGATTAAAATAGTCATATTCATTCGATTCGAATACAGTACTATATTCCATCTGCTGCCCAGTATGCTTAATAAACCAGCTCAAATCGCTGCCGTCATCTACAAGCGTGGAAAGCCGCTGCAAAGTAAGCAGCGGCAATTTGCGAAGCTTTTTTACCGTTTCAATTAGTAATAGCGCAGTTGCATTTGCATCGCTGTCCGCGCGGTGATGTTGATCATGCGGTATTCCAAAGAGCTCAGAAACAGCTCCAAGCTGATACGTATTAATTGTAGGATATAAAATTCGTAATAATTCAATGGTATCCAGCCTGCGTCCTGCAAAAGGGCGCCGACCGCATCGTGCTAATGCTTGGTTTAAAAAACCGGCGTCAAAGCCAACGTTATGAGCGACCAAAACGGCATCATCCAATAATGGAACTAACCCTGCAATAACCTCTTTGAGAGTTGGGGCATCCGCAACGACCGTTTCATCTATGCCTGTTAATTGTGTAATGAAGGCCGGTATCGGGATATTAGGTCGAACAAAGGAGCTATACGTATCGATAATTTCAAGCTCCTCTGAAACGATGACTAGCCCAACCTGCAAAATATCATCATCCGAGCTGTGTCCCGTCGTTTCTAAATCCAATACTGCAAATTTCATTTATTCCCCGATCCTCTCACAAACAGCACAGCTCCGTGCTTCCGAAATATAACGATAAGTGCTTGGGTGTTTCTTGACATGATTTCAAATTGTTTAACGGATCCTTGAAGCTGGGACAGACCTCATAAGCTTTCATAAATAATTGTTCTGCTTGTGCCAAATTCATTTGCACCGCTTGAATGCATCCTAGCGCATTATAGCCCATTGCAAGCCATTTGGGGAAGTCCGTCAATACAATCAGCAATTGAAAATGCCGCTGAGCTTCACTCCAGTTCTGGAGGTGCATCTGAGTCATGCCCAAAAACAGTCTAGCCAAATTACATTCCGGCGATTGTAAAATAGCCGCTTGAAATTGCACTGCTGCTTGCGAAAACATAAATAGCTTGTAGTAGCCCTGTCCTTTGGAGATGACCGCAGCAAGCTCGTCCGAGATTTCAAAATCTGAAGCTGGACTGCTGACTGCGATACTTACAGGTACACTTGATTGAACCGCCCCTTCTGGGGATTGTTCCTGAACTTGCGATACTGCTGCTTGATCGCCTTGCTGCTCCTTGAACTCAGAAAACTTCTCTTCAAATTCAAGCCATTGTTCAATAAATGTGTCACTTACTTTTTTGAGCTCAAGCATTTGCTGTTCGAACTGCTGCTTTTCACTTGCACCTGCACCATCGTACTGTTCAATAATTTGATCAAGCATTTCGTTCATGGATGAAAACATATGCTGGAACATACCGCATCCCGCCTTCGCCAAAGAATTAAGGAGTGTTATGTTCATTTTTTGTTTCAACGCCGCTTTTCATACAGCATCCCATTCGTTACATAATACAGGGATTAACGTAGTGAAAGATCAAATTACAGGATTGTTGCGTGCAGCTCTTCGTTTAAAATGGTCAAGGGACGATTGTTCGCATCCAAAATCGTTACAATCGGTTTGTGTACTTTAGCATCAGCGTCAGTCATCATCGCATAAGAAATGATAATCACCTGGTCACCTGGCTGAACTTGTCTAGCGGCTGCGCCATTCAAGCAAATTACGCCAGATCCGCGTTCACCTGTTATGACATAAGTCTCAAAGCGAGCACCATTATTATTGTTAACGATTTGAACCTTTTCATTTTCCCATATGTTAGCTGCATCCATCAAATCTTCATCTATTGTAATGCTACCGACATAATTCAGGTTCGCTTCCGTTACTGTTGCCCGGTGCAACTTGGATTTCATCATCGTTCTGAACATGCTGGTTCACCTCCGCTATCTGTAATATCCGATTATCTATAAGCCTTGTTGCGCCAAACTTAACTGCTAATGCCAAAATTAGCGGTTGCTGAATCGTATTTAATAAAACTTTTGCATCCAGCACCTGCAGGGATGGATAGTGAAGCAGCTCCACATAATCAATTACAGCTTCACTCGCTTTCACCAATTGCAGCTTAACTTTAGCCTCCAGCCGCTCAGCGGTCATATCAGGCTCATTCATCCAGTCAGAAGCCTGCTGCAGCGTTTTGGACAATACGACTGCCTGCTCACGCTGCTCCGCATTAAGAAAAACGTTTCTTGAGCTTAAAGCAAGACCATCCGGTTCACGAACGATTGGACTTGGCACAATTTCCACTGGAAAATTAAGATCTCCAACCATTTGCTGAATGACAGCAACCTGCTGAGCATCCTTCATGCCAAAATAAGCACGATCAGGAGCAACCAAATGAAACAGCTTGCTAACTACCGTTCCCACTCCGTCAAAATGTCCAGGTCTGGAAGCGCCGCATAAACGATCCGTTACCTGATTGACAATGACCATTGTCAGCGGCTTATTCGGATACATTTCTTGAACGGAAGGAATAAACACGATGTCGATCCCGCATTCTTCTGCAAGCGCAAAATCACGCTTCTCATCTCGTGGATACCGATCCAAATCTTCATTAGGTCCAAATTGTAGTGGATTAACAAATATGCTAAGCACAGCGGTATCATTTTCGGCATGTGCTTGGCGCATTAAGGAAGCGTGACCTTCATGCAAATAACCCATAGTTGGCACAAAACCAATGCTTTTATTTTCCTTGCGAACAGCAGTTAACTGCTGCTTTAGCTCAGCTTTCGTGCGGCAAATGATCATTTCAATTTGACCTCCTTATTCGCGAGGTCCTTATTTTCAGTTATGTTAAGATTGCTGCTCTCAGAGGAGCCGCCATACAAAGAAGGAATATGGGCTGGTTGTGCATTAAACACATGCTCTTCTTCAGGAAACTGGCCTGTTTTCACATCGTCTACATAAGATTGAATCGCATTTCTAATGGTTGTTCCAATATCTGCATAGGTTTTTACGAATTTTTTCTCAAAATAAGGAGATGAATATTGCAAAATATCATGATATACAAGCACTTGGCCATCGCAGCCGCGTCCTGCACCAATTCCGATAATCGGAATGGAAAGCATTTCGCTGATCATTGTAGCGATTGGTTCAGTTACTAGTTCAAGAACGATACTAAAAGCACCTGCTTCTTCCAGCGCCTTCGCATCTTTCACTAGCTGCTCCACTTCGGCATCTAATTTACCTTGCACTTTGTACCCGCCAAGCTGATGAACCGATTGTGGCGTCAGGCCGATATGTCCCATAACAGGGATGCCTGCTTTGACAAGCGCGGATACATCAGCTGCAATTTCAACGCCACCCTCCAGCTTTACAGCCTGAGCACCGCCTTCTTGCATAATTTTCGCAGCATTGCGCAGTGTTGCTTCACGTCCAATACCATAAGTCATAAAGGGCATATCAGCAACGATAAACGTTTGCTGCGCACCCCTAGCAACTGATCTTGTATGATAAACAATGTCATCAATGGTTACCGGGATGGTAGTCTCATATCCAAGTACAACGTTCCCGAGTGAATCTCCAACCAAAATGACATCAATTCCAGCTTCTTCAGCAAGCTTGGCTGAAGGATAATCGTAAGCTGTCAAAACGGAAATCGCATTGCGGTCCTGCTTCATCTTCTTCATTTTTGTAATCGTCAGTCGTTTCCTCATCAGCTTTCATCCTCCCGTTCAATGATAGGATAAACACAAAAAAACCTTTTAGCCGCTGCCAAAAAGGTCCCCAAACTGAAAAGGAAACGTTTGCTTGTTGTGCTTCCTTCTGTCTCGGTCCCTACGGCTCAGAGCAGAGTGTGCATTCCCAACCATTTACATCGTATTTTTATCATCAGTGCAGCTTCCTTAGAATACCGCCTGATGACTTTAGTTTACCAAACTTTCTTCATTACGTAAACGACTAGTAATGCGTTATAAAGGTTCGCCCATCTCTGCAGAGAAAACAGGCTTAATGGAGCCGTCCTCCAGTTGAATGCGAATAGCGCCGCTCTCTTCTAATCCAATCGGAATTCCAACCAATTCGCCTTGTGGTGTTGTAAGGCGCACCGTTTTGCCCAAAGATACGGACAAAGCTTCCCATAACGTTACAATCGGGCTAAAGCCTTGCTCCTGATAGAGGAAATACAACTGCTCCCATTCCTTCAGAAAATCAGCAATAACTTCTTCTCTTGACCATTTCTGCTGGCCGCTGATGCGAAGTGATGTTGCTTTCTCCAGCAATTCCGCTGGGTAATCAGCTTCTTCTAGATTTACGCTAATGCCTATCCCTGCAATAACATATCGAAGTCTTTCGTCTTCTGCTGCTGATTCAAGCAAAATACCGCTAATTTTTTTACCTTCAATTAGCAAATCATTTGGCCATTTAATTCCAATTGGCAGCCCAGTTAAACGCTTCAGGCTGCGGCATAACGCTACCGCTGTCAATAAGGTAAGCTGCGGTGCAAAATGAATCGGTACGGAAGGACGCAGCACCATGCTCATCCAAATGCCTTTGCCGCGCGGCGAGATCCATCCTCGTCCCATACGGCCGCGGCCTTTAACCTGCTGCTCAGCAACAAATAAGGTACCCTCCAAGGCGCCTTCTTCTGCTGCAGCACGTGCAAGATTTTGAGTGGATTCCACCGTTTCAAAATAATGAATATGCTGTCCAAATATGTTGCCCTGCAGCTGATTTTCAAGTTTCACTACAGACAGCATGTCCGGTATGCTTAGAAGTCGATAACCAAGACGTCTTGAAGCTTCAAATTGATAACCAGCCGCTTCAAGCTTGCGAATATGCTTCCATATCGCCGTTCTGCTGACGCCGAGCTCTTGGCTAATGTTTTCTCCCGACACATATTCACCTGGTTTGTCTATAAACAATTGAAGCAAGAGCTCCTGATTCATCTGCGCGTGCCTCCTAAAATAATGCAAAACAATCTGCTGTGAATGTTATTGTTCATCGCTCGAGCGACGCTTGCTCAAGCAAAACATTTCGTTCATTCTCAATCTCACCGAGTGCTGTTAGCAATAGTAATTTGCTTAATGTTTCACTAACCCATGGACCAGCATCTCGTTGCAAATGATTTGTTAGATCCTTGCCGGTCACTTTAAGCTGCTTAAGTGATGAAACGGTCAATAAATCACTCCAGTTCTCCAAACGTCTTAGAAACGCAGCAGTGAAGGCTAGCTCTTGCTTCTCTAGCGTTCGCATAACATGAATCCATTCGCCGCAAATCCCTTTTCCATAACGAATGACAAGGCTTAACCAGCTCGAGTGAAGCTCACGCTCATTAGTTTGCGTCGAGACAACTAGCATTTCTTTATGTATCGCTACAATTGTACTTATGGTCTTACTGCGCGTATTTGAAAATTTCAACACTTGCAGCGCCTGCTGCGCTGCCTCAACAGATAAATGCAACCCTATTGCCAGTGCCGCCCAGCGAGAATCAACAGCTGTCAGCTCATGCAAGCGAGAATAAATCGTTTGTGCTTGGTCTCCGTGTCCCATCTCTTTCAGCGATAACAATGTTTCTTCATGGAAGGACTCCTTCAAATGAAACAAAAGTCCGCTTGCGGCAACAAAATGCAGCGCTCTTTGCGGAGCAGTTCCAGCTACCATTTTATCTAGCTCGACTTGCACACGCTCCATCGCAATATAATTTAACAGCTCGCGATAACGAATGACTGCTTTCCATGTTCGGAGCGAAGGAGTGAGCCTGTAGACGCCAATAAATCTGACCGCTCTTAACATACGAAGCGCATCCTCTTGAAAACGTGCGTTCGGATCGCCGACTGAGCGAAGCCTCTTGGATTGCAAATCATAAATTCCGCCATATGGATCATAAAGCGTACCATCGCTATAAAGCGCCATCGCGTTCATCGTAAAATCACGGCGCAGCAAATCACCGTCAAGTTCGGTAATATAAAGGACACTTTCTGGCTTGCGATGATCCTCATATGCAGATTCTTGCCTAAACGTCGTCACTTCATATGTGATGTTGTCTTGTATAACCGTTATCGTGCCATGCTGCAAGCCCGTTGGTATGCATCGCTCAAACAGCTCAAGCACCTGCTCTGGACGAGCAGATGTAGCGATATCAACGTCTTTGATTGGTATATCTAAATACGTATCACGAACTGCGCCTCCCACAAAAACGGCTTCGAAATGATGCTCTCGAAGCCGCTCAATGATAGGCAATGCAGCTATGATCGGTGTTGATAATGAAAGCTGCATGTCATACACCTCTTCTTGCAGGGGAAATGATTAGCTATCGCTGCAAACAGCGATTGGCAAATCTGCCTCTATGCCGAGTACCCGATAATAGATCTGCTCATATTGTGTTGTAATTACGTCATTACAAAACTCGTTTCTTGCTCTAAACATACAAGCCTGCTTAAACTGCTCATGCAGCTTCTCATTCGTAAGCAGCCTCTCCGTATTTTTAGCCATATCTTCGACATCGCCGATCTCTGACAAAAATCCAGTTTCTCCATGGGTAACAAGCTCCGGAATACCACCAGCGTTAGAACCAATAGTTGGAACGCCGCAAGCCATTGCCTCAAGCGCAACAAGCCCGAAGCTTTCTTTCTCTGATGGAAGCAACAGCACATCTGCCATTGAAATGACTTGTGCAACATCCTCTTGCTTGCCCAGAAAATGGACACGGTCTTCAAGGCCAAGCTGGCGAATGCGGCATTGAATTTTTGAGAGCTCAGGTCCTTCACCAACTAAGAGAAGTTTCGAAGGAACCTTTTCGGAAACGCGAGCAAATATTTCAACTACATCCCCAACTCGTTTAACCGGACGGAAATTAGAAATATGCATCAAAATTTTCTCATTAGGAGCCGCATAATCAGCTCGCAAGGAAACGGCATCGCGTGGATAATAAACACGTTTATCAACAAAATTATAGGTTAAATCAATTGGTGTCGTAATATCAAGCAGTTGTCTAGTCTCTTGAATCAGATCCCTTGAAACGGCAGTTACAGCGTCGCTTTGATGGATCGCAAGACGAATTAAAGCTTTTAACGATTCATCCTGAGCCAGCACCGTTATGTCCGTGCCATGCAGCGTTGTGACCGTTTTTAAGCCATCGCCATTCATCTGCTTCGCCAAATAGGCGCAAACCGCATGAGGCACCGCATAATGGACATGAAGCAAGTCAAGCTGCTGCATTTTTGCTACCTGTGCCATCTTGCTTGCTAAAGCTAGATCATAAGGGGGGTAACGAAACACATAATAATCATTAACTTCTACCTCATGATAAAAAATATTTTTATTAAAGTGTCCTAATCGAAAAGGAATACTGTGTGTAATAAAATGAATTTCATGACCACGTTCTGCCAGTAATTTACCTAATTCGGTTGCAACTACGCCCGATCCGCCCAAGGTAGGATAACAGGTAATACCAATCTTTAATTTTCTCGCCACTGTTGTCGCACCTCCTGTGTTCGTTACGTATAACTATTGTATTACACAAGAGCTGTACGAATTGTCAAAAATATTGTATGGCGTGAGGACGCTTAATTGCGAAACCCTCTGCATATGCCCAGCCTCTTGCTTGTCCAAGCAATGAATCACGTGCTTCTACTCGTTCTATGTAATGATTCGTTAATGGCGTAGCCACTCGGTCGGAGCCTGCTGCCGCATCGAATTGTGAACGGTAAGCAAGCAGCGCGTTTCTTTTGGTTGCTTGAAAATCACTAATATCAACGGTTAACGATACTTGATCCACATCATTTATATAGTAATAAATAAGCTGTGATACCTGTACGGCAGGCAGCTCCGGCATATAGCGGCGCAGCTTGGCGTTAAACACAGCTTCTTCAATTAATCTACTGCAAGCCACATGATCGGGATGACGATCTACCCAGTAAGGGGCAAATACAACCCGCGGCTTAAAATAACGAATTTCTGCTACAATACGTTCGATTTGATCGCGTGAAGGCTCCAAACCCCGATCAGGCAAACCCAAATTAGTACGAGCATGCAGTCCAAGCACTTTGGATGCTTGATCCGCTTCTTGTTTCCTCAGCTCAACCGTTCCGTTTGAAGACATCTCTGCCATCGTTAAATCACATATGCCGACCTTATAGCCAGCTTGTATATGTTTGGCGATGGTACCGCCCATTCCAATTTCAGCATCATCCGCATGAGCGCCAAAAACGAGAATATCGAGTTCTGTCGTCATTATTCAATACCTGGTTTATATTTATGGACAAGCTCTCGCCAAGCAAAATCACCGCGTTCAAGTGCTTTAACCAGCAGTTCAGCAGACGCTACGTTAGTAGCAACCGGTATGCCTTGTACATCGCATAAACGCAGCAAAGCAATAATATCCGGCTCATGAGGTTGTGCCATTAATGGGTCGCGTAAGAAGATAATTAAATCCATTTCATTTTGGGCAACCATCGCACCGATTTGTTGATCGCCGCCGAGCGGGCCTGACATGAACCGATGAATGGACAAGTTCGTTTGTTCCATTATCCGTGTTCCCGTCGTGCCAGTAGAGTATAGCTTATGCGGTACAAATACTTTCTCATAAGCGATTACGAAATTAACGATTTCTTCCTTCTTCCGATCATGCGCAATAAATGCAATATTCAACATGCGGTTCCCCTCTCCTGCTGCCTAATAATCTAATCCATAATATGTTCAAATCCGTAAATTAAACCGCTGTATGTCATTACCTTCTTCACAGCCACGTTTACACCAGGCATATAGCCTGCGCGATCATAGGAATCATGACGAATTTTGAGCGTTTGTCCATGGCCGCCAAACACAACCTCTTGTTGAGCAAATACACCAGGAAGCCTAACGCTATGTATACGGAATCCGTTGTAATAGCCGCCGCGCGCACCTTCAATGACTTCTTCCTCATTCGGGTTGCCCTGACGGAACTCTTTACGCACTTGTGAGATCAACTCCGCTGTTTTTATGGAAGTGCCCGAAGGTGCATCCAGCTTTTGATCTCCATGATATTCTATAATTTCAACATGAGGCAAATATTTTGATGCTTCTGCAGCGAACTTCATCATCAGAATCGCTCCGATGGAGAAGTTAGGGGCGATTAAACCGCCGATTCCTTTTTCGAGGCAAAGCTCGTCCAGCTCCACGATCTGTTCAGGCGTAAAACCCGTTGTCCCCATAATAGGACGTACTCCTAAATCAATTGCCGTCTTCGTATGGCCATATGCCATCTGAGGAATGGTGAAATCAACGAGTACATCGGCTTGAGCACCTTGAAGTGCTTCCTCAAGTGTTGCACTAACTATAACTCCAGTATTAGCTTTCCCTGCAAATATACCCGCATCTACAGGACCAGCAGATGGAGCGACGGCCGCCACCAATTGAAGCGACTCGTCCTCCAGCACCATTTTTACAACTTCGCGTCCCATTCTTC from Paenibacillus sp. FSL K6-3182 carries:
- the bshB1 gene encoding bacillithiol biosynthesis deacetylase BshB1, with protein sequence MTTELDILVFGAHADDAEIGMGGTIAKHIQAGYKVGICDLTMAEMSSNGTVELRKQEADQASKVLGLHARTNLGLPDRGLEPSRDQIERIVAEIRYFKPRVVFAPYWVDRHPDHVACSRLIEEAVFNAKLRRYMPELPAVQVSQLIYYYINDVDQVSLTVDISDFQATKRNALLAYRSQFDAAAGSDRVATPLTNHYIERVEARDSLLGQARGWAYAEGFAIKRPHAIQYF
- a CDS encoding methylglyoxal synthase translates to MLNIAFIAHDRKKEEIVNFVIAYEKVFVPHKLYSTGTTGTRIMEQTNLSIHRFMSGPLGGDQQIGAMVAQNEMDLIIFLRDPLMAQPHEPDIIALLRLCDVQGIPVATNVASAELLVKALERGDFAWRELVHKYKPGIE
- the dapB gene encoding 4-hydroxy-tetrahydrodipicolinate reductase, producing the protein MTTQKIRVAVAGASGRMGREVVKMVLEDESLQLVAAVAPSAGPVDAGIFAGKANTGVIVSATLEEALQGAQADVLVDFTIPQMAYGHTKTAIDLGVRPIMGTTGFTPEQIVELDELCLEKGIGGLIAPNFSIGAILMMKFAAEASKYLPHVEIIEYHGDQKLDAPSGTSIKTAELISQVRKEFRQGNPNEEEVIEGARGGYYNGFRIHSVRLPGVFAQQEVVFGGHGQTLKIRHDSYDRAGYMPGVNVAVKKVMTYSGLIYGFEHIMD